One window from the genome of Aquabacterium sp. A3 encodes:
- the argJ gene encoding bifunctional glutamate N-acetyltransferase/amino-acid acetyltransferase ArgJ, which yields MPVNLSAPNPADLHPVPGVKLGITMAGVRKANRRDLSVILLDEGSAVAGVFTKNRYCAAPVQICREHLQDSSDIRALVINTGNANAGTGEDGMVRARATCVALARLLQLSPRQVLPFSTGVIMETLPVDRIEAGLPAAIADAKADNWAVAAEGIMTTDTLPKAYSKQITLGGQTVTITGISKGAGMIKPNMATMLGYVATDAKVAPALLQSLVTDAANASFNRITIDGDTSTNDSFVLIATRQAQHAEITDLTSADGQALRAALIEVSQKLAQAIVRDGEGATKFISVTIEGGRTEAECALAAYAIAHSPLVKTAFFASDPNLGRILAAVGYAGIDDLDQNLIEMHLDDVHVVTKGGRNPAYREEDGQRVMKQSEITIRVNLGRGQATTTVWTCDLSHDYVSINADYRS from the coding sequence ATGCCCGTCAATCTGAGCGCCCCCAACCCTGCTGATCTGCATCCCGTGCCTGGCGTGAAGCTGGGCATCACCATGGCCGGCGTGCGCAAGGCCAACCGCCGCGACCTGTCGGTCATCCTGCTCGACGAGGGCAGCGCGGTGGCGGGTGTGTTCACCAAAAACCGCTACTGCGCCGCGCCGGTGCAGATCTGCCGCGAACACCTGCAAGACAGCAGCGACATCCGCGCCCTGGTGATCAACACCGGCAACGCCAACGCGGGCACCGGAGAAGACGGCATGGTGCGCGCCCGCGCCACCTGCGTGGCCCTGGCCCGCCTGCTGCAACTGTCGCCACGCCAGGTGCTGCCGTTCTCGACCGGCGTCATCATGGAGACGCTGCCGGTGGACCGCATCGAAGCCGGCCTGCCCGCCGCCATCGCCGACGCGAAGGCCGACAACTGGGCCGTGGCCGCCGAAGGCATCATGACCACGGACACCCTGCCCAAGGCGTACTCCAAGCAGATCACGCTGGGCGGCCAGACGGTCACCATCACCGGCATCAGCAAGGGCGCCGGCATGATCAAGCCCAACATGGCCACCATGCTGGGTTATGTGGCCACCGACGCCAAGGTGGCCCCCGCCCTGCTGCAAAGCCTGGTGACGGATGCGGCCAATGCGTCGTTCAACCGCATCACCATCGACGGTGACACCTCGACCAACGACAGCTTTGTGCTGATCGCCACGCGCCAGGCCCAGCACGCCGAGATCACCGACCTGACCAGCGCCGATGGCCAGGCCTTGCGCGCTGCGCTGATCGAGGTTTCGCAAAAGCTGGCCCAGGCCATCGTGCGCGACGGCGAAGGCGCCACCAAGTTCATCAGCGTGACCATCGAAGGCGGCCGCACCGAGGCCGAATGCGCCCTGGCGGCCTATGCCATCGCCCACTCGCCGCTGGTCAAGACCGCGTTTTTCGCGTCTGACCCCAATCTGGGCCGCATCCTGGCGGCCGTGGGCTACGCGGGCATCGACGACCTGGACCAGAACCTCATCGAGATGCACCTGGACGACGTGCACGTGGTCACCAAGGGCGGGCGCAACCCGGCCTACCGCGAGGAAGATGGCCAGCGCGTGATGAAGCAAAGCGAGATCACCATCCGCGTGAACCTGGGGCGCGGCCAGGCCACCACCACGGTGTGGACCTGCGACCTCTCGCACGACTACGTCAGCATCAACGCCGATTACCGCAGTTAA
- a CDS encoding HD-GYP domain-containing protein, with protein sequence MSDHSPSAAFHTANPHALATILEASETRSIIAASDIFDINGMKLWARNQPVSQELQRKLMDRSLQKPLETCLLAEDGVTPQSLKDAVQTLIDHEGVLTPLLRPHAHILLQGVGDVRLHPVVQLLLSAVEAARPAAFHHAVHAMAMAGAIMGARQADRHLVAQAMTAALLHDVGEMYISPEYGEADAAYTLDVDTYRQLVVHPHIGQLLLGQLTDYSKDVVRAVGEHHERLDGSGYPHRLTGPQMSELGKLLSATEEALSALRLPGATLHHASVALRVVPGEFDEHLAGPLAAAARVVAPLRARQSGEDLMHALSQLDFSLQGAMNRLTLMLPDQPSDGLQRAAALCHHLLHKLRQGWNESGLWGPGAMMIDQIGEAEAVQDALRARLITIERMARLAAGELSDVEQDSLDAFCAALVLSDD encoded by the coding sequence ATGTCTGACCACAGCCCCAGCGCGGCGTTTCACACCGCCAACCCGCACGCCCTGGCCACCATCCTGGAGGCCAGCGAGACCCGCTCGATCATCGCGGCCAGCGACATCTTCGACATCAACGGCATGAAGCTGTGGGCGCGCAACCAGCCGGTTTCGCAAGAACTGCAGCGCAAGTTGATGGACAGATCGCTGCAAAAGCCGCTGGAAACCTGCCTGTTGGCCGAGGATGGCGTGACGCCACAAAGCCTGAAGGACGCGGTGCAGACCCTGATCGACCACGAGGGCGTGCTGACGCCCCTGCTGCGCCCCCACGCCCACATCCTGCTGCAAGGCGTGGGCGATGTGCGCCTGCACCCGGTGGTGCAGCTGCTGTTGAGCGCGGTCGAGGCCGCACGCCCTGCGGCCTTTCACCATGCGGTGCACGCCATGGCCATGGCCGGCGCCATCATGGGTGCGCGCCAGGCCGACCGCCACCTGGTGGCCCAGGCCATGACGGCCGCCCTGCTGCACGATGTGGGTGAGATGTACATCTCTCCTGAATACGGCGAGGCCGACGCGGCCTACACGCTGGACGTGGACACGTACCGGCAACTGGTGGTGCACCCGCACATTGGCCAGTTGTTGCTGGGCCAGTTGACCGACTACAGCAAGGACGTGGTGCGGGCCGTGGGCGAGCACCATGAGCGGCTGGATGGCTCGGGCTACCCGCACCGCTTGACCGGGCCGCAGATGTCTGAGTTGGGCAAGTTGTTGTCGGCCACCGAAGAGGCCCTGTCTGCCTTGCGGCTGCCGGGCGCCACCTTGCACCACGCCAGCGTGGCCTTGCGCGTGGTGCCGGGCGAGTTTGACGAGCACCTGGCTGGCCCGCTGGCCGCCGCCGCGCGCGTGGTGGCCCCGCTGAGGGCGCGGCAGTCTGGCGAAGACCTGATGCACGCCTTGTCGCAGCTGGACTTCAGCCTGCAAGGCGCCATGAACCGCCTGACACTGATGCTGCCCGACCAACCCAGCGATGGGCTGCAGCGTGCGGCGGCCTTGTGCCACCACCTGTTGCACAAGCTGCGCCAGGGCTGGAACGAAAGCGGCCTGTGGGGCCCCGGCGCGATGATGATCGACCAGATCGGCGAGGCCGAGGCGGTGCAGGATGCCCTGCGTGCCCGGCTGATCACGATCGAGCGCATGGCCCGGCTGGCGGCCGGTGAACTGTCGGACGTGGAGCAAGACAGCCTGGACGCCTTTTGCGCCGCCCTGGTGCTGAGCGACGATTGA
- a CDS encoding DUF6088 family protein, whose translation MNTTTNTAELIRQRIEAMLIGEPFTPTAFLECGTRASVDQTLSRLVKAGSIERVTRGIFVRPEVSRFVGKVMPEPLKVAETVAKTTGAVVQVHGAEAARRLELTTQVPTQSVFVTSGPSKRIRVGKMEIRLQHVCQRKLALAGRPAGLALAAMWYLGKKEVTPALVEKIRRKLGSSEFEVLKSATSSMPAWMSDAIFRNERTAIHA comes from the coding sequence ATGAACACGACGACCAATACCGCCGAACTGATTCGCCAGCGCATCGAGGCGATGCTGATCGGGGAGCCTTTCACCCCGACAGCATTCCTGGAGTGCGGCACGCGTGCGTCCGTCGATCAGACCCTCTCCCGCCTCGTCAAGGCAGGGTCGATTGAGCGTGTGACGCGCGGCATCTTTGTGCGGCCCGAGGTCAGCCGTTTCGTTGGCAAGGTGATGCCCGAGCCTCTTAAGGTGGCCGAGACCGTTGCAAAGACCACTGGTGCTGTCGTCCAGGTTCATGGTGCTGAAGCGGCGCGTCGGCTCGAACTGACCACGCAGGTCCCGACCCAGTCTGTATTCGTGACATCCGGCCCGTCGAAGCGCATCCGCGTGGGCAAGATGGAGATCCGCCTGCAGCACGTCTGCCAACGCAAGTTGGCCCTGGCAGGACGACCCGCCGGGCTCGCGCTTGCGGCGATGTGGTATCTCGGCAAGAAGGAAGTGACGCCTGCTCTCGTCGAGAAGATTCGGCGCAAGCTGGGATCGAGCGAATTCGAGGTGCTGAAGTCCGCCACCAGTTCAATGCCCGCGTGGATGAGCGACGCCATCTTCCGCAACGAGCGAACGGCCATTCATGCCTGA
- a CDS encoding metal ABC transporter permease, whose protein sequence is MTPELHWHPVDWSIVGPALVAGLLVLATHVPLGRQVLRKGIVFIDLAVAQIAGLGVVLASTLGFEPHGWQVQACAAGAALTGAALLLLMEKHWPDIQEALIGALFVLASCAAILLLADNPHGGEHLKDLLVGQILWVTPGQLQAMAALTAVLLLVWWRMPEAWRRAGFYVVFALAVTASVQLVGVYLVFSSLILPALAVRRVASPGRALGWAYALGALSYGLGLALSAMLDLPTGALVVVCMAGICLIGARLVR, encoded by the coding sequence ATGACACCAGAGCTGCACTGGCACCCCGTGGACTGGAGCATCGTGGGGCCCGCCCTGGTGGCGGGCCTGCTGGTGCTGGCCACCCACGTGCCCCTGGGCCGACAGGTGCTGCGCAAGGGCATCGTCTTCATTGACCTGGCGGTGGCCCAGATCGCCGGCCTGGGGGTGGTGCTGGCCAGCACCTTGGGGTTCGAGCCCCATGGCTGGCAGGTGCAGGCCTGTGCGGCGGGGGCCGCGCTGACGGGCGCCGCCCTGCTGTTGCTGATGGAAAAACACTGGCCCGACATCCAGGAAGCCCTGATCGGCGCCCTGTTCGTGCTGGCCTCGTGTGCGGCCATCTTGCTGCTGGCCGACAACCCGCACGGCGGCGAACACCTCAAAGACCTGCTGGTGGGCCAGATTTTGTGGGTGACACCCGGTCAGTTGCAGGCGATGGCCGCCCTGACCGCCGTGTTGCTGCTGGTGTGGTGGCGCATGCCCGAGGCCTGGCGGCGTGCCGGCTTTTACGTGGTGTTTGCGCTGGCGGTGACGGCCTCGGTGCAGTTGGTGGGGGTGTACCTGGTGTTCTCCAGCCTGATCCTGCCGGCCCTGGCGGTGCGGCGGGTGGCCTCCCCCGGGCGGGCCCTGGGCTGGGCCTATGCACTGGGCGCACTGTCTTATGGCCTGGGGCTGGCCCTGTCGGCCATGCTGGACCTGCCCACGGGCGCCCTGGTGGTGGTCTGCATGGCAGGGATCTGCCTGATCGGCGCGCGCCTGGTGCGTTAA
- a CDS encoding nucleotidyl transferase AbiEii/AbiGii toxin family protein, with translation MPDSFLHLKAQEQSQIYRALAPQLARTPVVLEKDVWVCWVLQALFTMPDRLPMAFKGGTSLSKVFGAIARFSEDVDITLDYRGLDGAFDPFAEGVSRNRLKKFSEDLKSFVRDHAHGVVAPHFQRMLAEEFDAQAFQLEVSDDGEQMRIRYPSVLESPGDYVGNSVLIEFGGRNITEPNEEHEVRPDIAEHVAELDFPRSPVSVLSPARTFWEKATLMHVECQRDEFRTGAERLSRHWYDLAMLADLAHGQAAVADRALLADVVKHKKAFYNASYANYDACLSGQLRLIPEDAALAALRDDFQRMIGAGMFIGEPPTFDAIVDRLRVLETAINRPWARLT, from the coding sequence ATGCCTGACTCCTTCCTGCACCTAAAAGCTCAAGAGCAGTCCCAAATCTATCGGGCACTGGCCCCGCAGCTTGCCCGCACGCCCGTCGTACTGGAAAAGGATGTCTGGGTCTGCTGGGTGCTGCAGGCCCTGTTCACCATGCCCGACCGACTGCCGATGGCCTTCAAGGGCGGCACATCCCTCTCCAAGGTGTTTGGCGCCATTGCCCGCTTCTCCGAGGACGTGGACATCACGCTCGACTACCGTGGCTTGGACGGCGCTTTCGACCCGTTTGCCGAAGGCGTCTCACGCAATCGGTTGAAGAAATTCAGCGAGGATCTCAAGTCTTTCGTGCGCGATCACGCCCACGGTGTTGTGGCGCCGCACTTCCAGAGGATGCTGGCAGAGGAGTTCGATGCCCAAGCGTTCCAGCTTGAAGTCAGCGATGACGGCGAGCAGATGCGGATACGCTACCCGAGCGTGCTGGAGTCACCGGGAGACTATGTGGGCAACAGCGTCCTGATCGAGTTCGGTGGCCGCAACATCACCGAACCGAACGAAGAGCATGAGGTACGGCCTGATATCGCGGAACATGTTGCTGAACTCGATTTCCCTCGATCGCCGGTCAGTGTGCTGTCTCCGGCACGTACCTTCTGGGAAAAAGCGACGCTGATGCACGTCGAGTGTCAGCGCGACGAGTTCCGCACAGGCGCCGAACGCCTGTCACGCCACTGGTACGACCTGGCCATGCTGGCCGATCTTGCCCATGGGCAAGCCGCTGTGGCCGATCGCGCTCTGCTCGCCGATGTCGTCAAGCACAAGAAGGCCTTCTACAACGCGAGCTACGCCAACTACGACGCATGCTTGTCCGGGCAGCTCAGACTCATTCCGGAAGATGCCGCGCTGGCCGCGCTGCGCGATGACTTCCAGCGCATGATCGGTGCCGGCATGTTCATCGGCGAGCCTCCCACTTTCGATGCCATCGTCGATCGCCTGCGTGTGTTGGAAACAGCGATCAATCGTCCTTGGGCACGACTGACCTGA
- a CDS encoding metal ABC transporter substrate-binding protein → MHTASDHPTPSLRWCVAGAAWMIAAAWPAVAASAPLQVMACEPEWAALVTELAGDNAQVYRATNALQDPHRIEARPSLIAAARRADLLVCTGAELEAGWLPILLQQAGNPRIQPGRPGHFMATDQVPLRNVPKALDRAHGDVHAAGNPHIQTDPRNIELVARALVQRLSAIDPPRAETYRARTTDFLLRWGQATTRWTQQAAPLKGLPVVVQHDGFPYLEAWLGLRQVATLEPKPGVEASSAHLAGVISQLAQQPARMVLRAAYNDGRSADWLAQRTGLPVVVLPYTVGGNEQAGNLFALFDDTVARLLNAAATPPVSP, encoded by the coding sequence GTGCACACAGCTTCTGACCACCCCACCCCATCGCTGCGCTGGTGTGTGGCCGGCGCCGCCTGGATGATCGCGGCCGCCTGGCCGGCGGTGGCGGCGTCGGCCCCGCTGCAGGTGATGGCCTGCGAGCCCGAATGGGCTGCGCTGGTGACCGAGCTGGCCGGCGACAACGCCCAGGTGTACCGCGCCACCAACGCCTTGCAAGACCCCCACCGCATCGAGGCTCGCCCCAGCCTGATCGCCGCCGCACGGCGCGCCGATTTGCTGGTGTGCACCGGGGCCGAGCTGGAGGCTGGCTGGCTGCCCATCTTGCTGCAACAGGCCGGCAACCCGCGCATTCAGCCTGGCCGCCCGGGGCACTTCATGGCCACCGACCAGGTGCCACTGCGCAACGTGCCCAAGGCACTGGACCGTGCGCACGGCGACGTGCACGCGGCCGGCAACCCGCACATCCAGACCGACCCGCGTAACATCGAACTGGTGGCGCGTGCGCTGGTGCAAAGGCTGTCGGCGATCGATCCGCCGCGCGCAGAAACCTACCGCGCCCGCACCACCGACTTTTTGTTGCGCTGGGGGCAGGCCACCACCCGCTGGACGCAGCAGGCCGCCCCGTTGAAAGGCTTGCCGGTGGTGGTGCAGCACGACGGGTTTCCGTACCTGGAGGCCTGGCTGGGCTTGCGCCAGGTGGCCACGCTGGAGCCCAAACCTGGGGTGGAGGCCAGCAGCGCCCACCTGGCTGGCGTGATCAGCCAGTTGGCCCAACAGCCCGCCCGCATGGTGCTGCGCGCCGCCTACAACGACGGACGCAGCGCCGACTGGCTGGCGCAGCGCACCGGCCTGCCGGTGGTGGTGCTGCCCTACACGGTGGGCGGCAACGAGCAGGCTGGCAACCTGTTTGCGCTGTTTGACGACACGGTGGCCCGCCTGCTGAACGCAGCAGCCACCCCGCCGGTGAGCCCATGA
- the secA gene encoding preprotein translocase subunit SecA — MLPKLLTSIFGSRNERLLKEYRRTVAKINAMEPTYEALSDEQLRGKTEEFKQRIAQGESLDKLLPEAFAVVREGSKRVFKMRHFDVQLLGGMALHNGKVAEMRTGEGKTLTATLPVYLNALTGKGVHLVTVNDYLARRDAEWMGKLYTFLGLTVGINLPHAPREQKQAAYAADITYGTNNEYGFDYLRDNMVMEVRDRVQRGLNFAIVDEVDSILIDEARTPLIISGQAEDHTALYVSINAVVPKLKRQIGEADPRTGEGVIEPGDFTADEKTRQVYLTEAGHERAEALLAEAGLLQEGESLYDAGNITLMHHLYAGLRAHHLYNKDQHYVVQNGEVVIVDEFTGRLMAGRRWSDGLHQAVEAKEGVKIQAENQTLASITFQNYFRMYNKLAGMTGTADTEAFEFQSIYGLETIVIPPNRPLLRKDQLDLVYKTAQEKHKAIIEDIKECHGRGQPVLVGTTSIENSELLAQLLTQEKLPHQVLNAKQHAREADIVAQAGRPGMITIATNMAGRGTDIVLGGNVEKDVALVEADESLDEAGKRIKIDALRAEQQALNAKVKELGGLRIIASERHESRRIDNQLRGRAGRQGDPGSSRFYLSLDDPLMRIFAGDRVRAIMDRLKMPEGEAIEAGIVTRSIESAQRKVEGHNFDMRKQLLEYDDVSNDQRKVIYQQRNEILESTDAGEFINGLRKGAITDVVRTYVPAQSMEEQWDLPGLEANLRDEWHVDVDLVKWVDGATAADDEDVLKRVLEAADAAYTAKETQVGAEQFAGFARMVLLQSLDSHWREHLAALDYLRQGIHLRGYAQKNPKQEYKREAFELFARLLDVVKMDVTRVLLTVRIQSREEAEQAAQALEQQGESFVNVSYTHPNEDGTVGTDADPATARQAVPRVGRNDPCPCGSGQKYKNCHGKIA, encoded by the coding sequence ATGTTGCCCAAGCTTCTCACCTCGATTTTTGGTAGCCGTAACGAACGCCTGCTGAAGGAATACCGGCGCACGGTGGCCAAGATCAACGCCATGGAGCCCACTTACGAGGCCCTGAGCGATGAGCAACTGCGCGGCAAGACCGAAGAGTTCAAGCAGCGCATTGCCCAAGGCGAGTCGCTGGACAAACTTTTGCCGGAAGCCTTTGCCGTGGTGCGCGAGGGCTCAAAACGCGTCTTCAAGATGCGCCACTTTGATGTGCAGTTGCTGGGGGGCATGGCCCTGCACAACGGCAAGGTGGCCGAAATGCGCACCGGCGAAGGCAAAACCCTGACCGCCACCCTGCCCGTGTACCTGAACGCCCTGACGGGCAAGGGCGTGCACCTGGTGACGGTGAACGACTACCTGGCCCGCCGCGATGCCGAGTGGATGGGCAAGCTCTACACCTTCCTGGGCCTGACGGTGGGCATCAACCTGCCGCACGCCCCGCGCGAGCAAAAGCAGGCCGCCTACGCCGCCGACATCACCTACGGCACCAACAACGAATACGGCTTCGACTACCTGCGCGACAACATGGTCATGGAGGTGCGCGACCGCGTGCAGCGTGGCCTGAACTTCGCCATCGTCGATGAAGTCGACTCCATCCTGATCGACGAGGCCCGCACGCCGCTGATCATCTCGGGCCAGGCCGAAGACCACACGGCGCTGTACGTCAGCATCAACGCCGTGGTGCCCAAGCTCAAGCGCCAGATTGGCGAGGCCGACCCGCGCACCGGCGAAGGCGTGATCGAACCCGGCGACTTCACCGCCGACGAAAAGACCCGTCAGGTGTACCTGACCGAAGCCGGCCACGAACGTGCCGAGGCCCTGCTGGCCGAAGCTGGCCTGCTGCAAGAAGGCGAGAGCCTGTACGACGCGGGCAACATCACGCTGATGCACCACCTGTACGCCGGCTTGCGTGCCCACCACCTGTACAACAAAGACCAGCACTACGTGGTGCAAAACGGTGAAGTGGTGATCGTGGACGAGTTCACGGGCCGCCTGATGGCCGGCCGCCGCTGGTCGGATGGCCTGCACCAGGCCGTGGAGGCCAAGGAAGGCGTGAAGATCCAGGCCGAGAACCAGACCCTGGCCTCGATCACCTTCCAGAACTACTTCCGCATGTACAACAAGCTGGCCGGCATGACCGGCACGGCCGACACGGAAGCCTTCGAGTTCCAGTCCATCTACGGTCTGGAAACCATCGTCATCCCGCCCAACCGCCCCCTGCTGCGCAAGGACCAGCTCGACCTGGTCTACAAAACCGCCCAGGAAAAGCACAAGGCCATCATCGAAGACATCAAGGAATGTCATGGCCGCGGCCAGCCGGTGCTGGTGGGCACCACCTCGATCGAGAACTCCGAGCTGCTGGCGCAGCTGCTGACGCAGGAAAAGCTGCCCCACCAGGTGCTCAACGCCAAGCAACACGCCCGTGAAGCCGACATCGTGGCCCAGGCCGGTCGCCCGGGCATGATCACCATCGCCACCAACATGGCCGGCCGTGGCACCGACATCGTGCTGGGCGGCAACGTCGAGAAGGACGTGGCACTGGTAGAGGCCGACGAGAGCCTGGACGAGGCCGGCAAGCGCATCAAGATTGATGCCCTGCGCGCCGAGCAGCAGGCGCTGAACGCCAAGGTGAAGGAGTTGGGCGGCCTGCGCATCATCGCCAGCGAACGCCACGAAAGCCGCCGCATCGACAACCAGTTGCGTGGCCGTGCCGGCCGTCAGGGCGACCCGGGCTCATCGCGCTTCTACCTGTCGCTGGACGACCCGCTGATGCGCATCTTCGCGGGCGACCGCGTGCGCGCCATCATGGACCGCCTGAAGATGCCCGAGGGCGAAGCCATCGAGGCCGGCATCGTGACCCGCTCCATCGAAAGCGCGCAGCGCAAGGTGGAAGGCCACAACTTCGACATGCGCAAACAACTGCTGGAGTACGACGACGTGTCGAACGACCAGCGCAAGGTGATCTACCAGCAGCGCAACGAGATTCTGGAATCCACCGACGCTGGCGAGTTCATCAACGGTTTGCGCAAAGGCGCCATCACCGACGTGGTGCGCACCTACGTGCCGGCCCAGAGCATGGAAGAGCAGTGGGACCTGCCCGGCCTGGAGGCCAACCTGCGTGACGAGTGGCACGTGGACGTGGACCTGGTGAAGTGGGTTGACGGCGCCACGGCGGCCGACGACGAAGACGTGCTCAAGCGCGTGCTGGAAGCGGCCGACGCGGCCTACACGGCCAAGGAAACCCAGGTGGGCGCCGAGCAATTTGCTGGCTTTGCTCGCATGGTGCTGCTGCAGTCGCTGGACAGCCACTGGCGTGAGCACCTGGCCGCACTCGATTACCTGCGCCAGGGCATCCACCTGCGTGGCTATGCCCAAAAGAACCCCAAGCAGGAATACAAGCGCGAAGCCTTCGAGTTGTTTGCCCGCCTGCTGGACGTGGTGAAGATGGACGTGACGCGCGTGCTGTTGACCGTGCGCATCCAGAGCCGCGAAGAAGCCGAGCAGGCCGCCCAGGCCCTGGAGCAGCAGGGCGAGAGCTTTGTGAACGTGAGCTACACCCACCCCAACGAAGACGGCACGGTGGGCACGGACGCCGATCCGGCCACCGCCCGCCAGGCGGTGCCCCGTGTGGGCCGCAACGACCCCTGCCCTTGCGGCAGCGGCCAGAAGTACAAGAACTGCCACGGCAAGATCGCCTGA